TAGAAGCAAAGCAACATATTCATATTTTGCATCTCACCCGCGAGGCAACTTTAAATGCAATAAAACACGCCCAAGCACAACATATCATGATAAATTGTCAATTAGCGGATGATACGGGTTTAATCAACATTTGTATTGCCGATGATGGCATGGGGGTTTCGCATTTAAAAGAGCGCGATCAACACTTTGGTATCGGCATCATGTATGAACGAGCCACTAAATTAAATGGCCAGCTGTCCTTTGATTCGAATCATAATGGCGGCACCACAGTCACACTTAGTTTTCCACCACAGCAGGAGCCTTTAAATGGGTAAACCATATTCTGTACTCGTTGTCGATGACCACCCTTTACTTCGTCGTGGGATTTGCCAACTTATTACCTCAGATGGTGATTTCACTTTATTTGGTGAAGCCGGAACCGGTTTAGATGCGTTAACCGCATTAAACAATAGCGAACCTGACATCATTTTATTAGATTTAAATATGAAAGGTATGTCAGGCTTAGATACCTTAAATGCTATGCGCCAAGAAGGGGTCACAGCTAGAATAGTCATTTTAACTGTATCAGATGCCAAACAAGATGTGATTCGCTTATTACGCGCTGGAGCAGATGGTTATCTATTAAAAGATACCGAGCCGGAAATTTTGCTAGAACAGCTCAAAAACGCCATGTTAGGCCACCGAGTACTTAGTAAAGAAGTTGAAGATTACCTGTATGAACTGAAAGAAGCTGCTGATGATAACGAGTGGATTGCTAGCTTGACCCCACGTGAACTGCAAATTCTGCAAGAACTGGCTGAAGGAAAAAGCAACCGAGTGATATCTGAAGATTTACACATTAGTGAAGGCACGGTAAAAGTGCATGTGAAAAACTTACTACGTAAGGCCAATGCAAAATCTCGCACAGAGATGGCGGTTAGATACTTGAATCAATAAATAATTTAAACGGTATCACGCTAGATAAATTTAACCAATATTGGTCAAATTTAATAATAAAACACGATGGCTATCACTTTGGTGTAGAAATCGTGTTTTTTATTCACTCCGCAACACAAATCAAATACATGTTTGCATTCATTTATTCCTGTATAAACTTCAGCCAACTTGTTAATGCTGTTTCAAAATCTTCTAAGCCGCAAAAACCCTCAGACTCAGCATCATAAAGTCCCATACCCTCTTCAAAATCATGTTCTTCTTCAAAATCAATGGCATTAACAAAAATACGGACTTGCTCGTTATCAGCATCAATCGTTAAATCTTGGCCAATATCACGCCATTGACTTCTCTGCTTAGACACCAATTGCGCAATATCAGTTAATATTGACTTAGCCCTAGCAGCATCGTCGCCCAGCTCTTCAGCAAACCAACGACCAAAGACTTCATGTTCCATACTAAAGTTTGCAAAAACCGTCCCATCTAGGCGGTTGCGTCGAAATTCGTATTCCATCGTTCATCCAACTATATCGAAAAACCTACTATTTATAGTGTAACTTACACCAATCATTTTGCCTCTATCTTTGAGGAGGTTCTTTACCCTACCTTGAGGTATATGACTATTATTTGTTTAAACACAATGGCATAAATCTTATTTTGGAATGTCACTAAAGTATCGTAAAGTGCAAAGATACAAGATCAACTTAGCCTAAAGGCAATATGTCATGAGAAATGGATTTATTTACAGTCTGTTATTAAATGGTCCTCAAGCAGGTAAACAGCTAAGCCCGCAAGAAGTAGCCCAATGGAAACCTGAAGATGGTTTGCTGTGGATGCACTTACGCTATAAAGAGCCTGCTGTACGTAAATGGATATTGCACTGTGGTCTACCTAAAACAGACACAGATACCCTGCTAGCTTCTGACACTCGGCCAAGAGTAGTTAGTTCTGAAAAAGCGATTCTCATGGCTCTGAGAGGGGTAAACCTCAACCCCAATGCCGATCCTGAAGACATGGTGGCGATTCGGATTTTTGCTCAAGAGCATCGTATTATTTCAACCTGCGAGCGCCAACTGCAATCAGTCATTGATGTTGCCGATGCCATAATCGAAGGCAAAGGCCCAAAAGACACTGCAGCATTTATCATGGCTGTTACAGAACAATTAACTCAGCGCAAAGTGGAGTTTATTCGTAAACTCGATGAAACTATGGATGAGTTAGAAGAAGCCGTGGTGACTAATAGTGATAAAAACTTGCGCATCGATATTGCCGATCTTCGTAGGCAAACCGTTATTTTGAGGCGTTACCTTGCCCCACAGCGTGAAGCAGTCTCTCGGATGATGAATGAACAAAGCGACTTATTTGATGAGCATGACAAACTCAGGATCCGTGAAATTCATGAAACCATCGTCAGAGTGATTGAGGACTTAGACGCCATTCGCGATCGGGCCGGAGTAACCCAAGAAGAGTTGCAATCGCATCAATCTGAGCAAGTTAACAAACGCCTGTATTTTCTATCGCTTATTTCAGCGATATTTTTACCGTTAGGATTTTTAACAGGTTTACTTGGTGTCAATATTGCTGGTATTCCAGGTGCGGATACAGATTGGGCATTTGCAGCGTTTTGTGGTGGGCTATTAGGTTTAATTGCGATTCAAATGTTGATATTTTACCGCTTAAAGTGGCTTTAGCCTGCGGTGAATAAATGGCAAAAAGGACGCTGAAGCGTCCTTTTTATCAATATCTTATCGCATTAAAACCGTTTGGATTTATTGCTCTGCAGGTACGGCTGCTTTCTCAATTGAGATCAATTCAACATCAAATACCAATGTTGAATTCGCAGGGATAGTGCCAGTGTCACGATCGCCATAAGCTAATTCAGCAGGGATAACGAACTTGTATTTTGAACCTACAGGCATCAGCTGAACACCTTCAGTCCAACCAGGGATCACGCGATTAAGTGGAAACTTCGCGGTTTCACCACGAGCATATGAACTATCAAACTCAGTGCCGTCGATTAATGTACCACGGTAATGAACTTCAACTGTATCTTCTGCAGCAGGCTTATCACCTTCGCCAGCAGTTAATACTTCATACTGTAAACCTGATTCCGTAGTAACAACACCTTCTTTAGCTTTGTTTTCTTCTAAGAACTTTTGACCTTCAGCCACTGACTTAGCAGCCAACGCTTCAGCTTGCTCTAAACGCTTGTCATTTAGCTTTTTATCTAGACCTTGCAATACAGTTTGCATTTCTTCTTCAGTTAACTCAGCAGTATCACCTAAACCATCGCTGAAACCTTTGATGATTAATGCGCGATCAACGGCAAAGCCTAATTCTTCTTGCTCTTTGATGTGACCAGACATGTACTTACCAATAGATGCACCTACGCTATAAGCTTCTTTACTTGCTTCAGCTGTTAGATCAACTTTTTTAGCTTCAGCAACGGCTTGTTCTTGGTTACACGCAGACAAACCGACAACAGCTAATGCAACTAACGATAATTTGTAAATTGATTTCATTAAGGCTTCCTCAGCATCCTTTAGTGGTTACAATAAGCTCATCACGCTCATAATGAGATGATTAGACTAATATTAGTTGGCCACTTTATACTAACTATTTCTGATATACCATTGGGTTGAGTCTTTATGGACAACTTTTTAAGGAGCAAGTTCATGTTACGCGTTCCAATGCTGTTTTTTTGCACATTTTTTATCACAGCTTGCCAACCAGTGGCTGATGACACTTTTGCTGTCACAACCGATGCAAGTTACAGTGCAACCTTGTCTCAAGATGGTCAACATGCATTAATTAGTACTGCTAGTAATGGCGTTCAGCTGTGGTCACTCGCCAATAAACAGCTCAAATATCAATGGGTACATGGAGCCAAAAACACCAGTAATGTATTTGATACTGCTATTTCTAATAACAATCTTTACGCAGCAACATTAGCCAGTGATTCGGTTGCGATTTGGAATATGCAAAGCGGTGAATCTATCGGTTGGTGGGCATTACCCGCTTATGCTCAAAGCATTGCCCTAGCTAACAATGGTCATGCTTTAATTGGACTAGTGGATGGCTCTGTCATGTCTTTATTACCGAGTAACCAAGGTTTAATACAATTTTTAGGTCATAAAGAAAAAATTAACAGTGTGTCAATTTCTGATGATGGCCAATTCGCACTGAGTGGCGGCAATGATGGTTTGATCATCTTGTGGCAAGCAACAACTGGGCACCCCTTGCAGCAATGGCAATTAGAATCACGCATAACTAAAGTATTACTTAGCCCAAGTGGGTTACTCAGTTTTGCCAGCGACATTGCTGGCAATGCCAGTATTTGGCAGTCAAATGATGGTCTAAAAGTATCTAGTCTTGATATAAAGCGCCGCCAAATGACCTTTTCATCCGCGCGTTTTATTCAACAAGACCAACAACTGCTGACCGGCACCCCGTCAAAAGAAGTGTTTTTGTGGCAAGTTGACTCAGGCAAGCGTCTTCAGCGATGGCAAGTTCAGGTAACGAAAAACAGCCAAAATCGTGGCGCTGTAGTATACTCTGTCGCCCAACCAAGCAATGGCAGTATTGTCAGTGTTAGTAGCCAAGGCTTAATTGAAACTTGGCATGTAGAATAGCGTTAAGAGGTTTTGATGGAACAGCTGTTAGCAAAAATTGATGACTTAGAAACTAAGATTTCATTTCAAGAACTCACTTTAGAAGAGTTGAATCAAGAGGTGATTAAACTTAATGATTTGGTGTCTCGTCAGCAGCACCAAATCATGTTGATGGTGAATAAAATGCAAGCTATGGAACCTAGTAACATGGCTACTCAAGCAGAAGAAACACCACCGCCGCATTACTAAACATCAGTACCATCAATTTTTTAAAAGGACATAGGCGTTATGTCAAATTCAGGCTTGATGCCTATCGCAACCACTGGGGATGCGATTTTAACTAAAGCGGCAATCGCGGTAACGGTTTTTGACGATGAGCTCGCTAAACTTGCCGAAAAAATGATGCTCACCATGACAACAGCAAATGGTGTCGGGATTGCTGCGCCACAGGTTTTCAGCCCTTTAGCCATGTTTATTATGGCTTCTAAGCCCAATGCTAGATACCCCTTAGCGCCTAGAATGGAGCCTGTGGTAGTCGTCAACCCACGAATAATTAACACATCAGAACACATGGAGTGTGCTGAAGAAGGCTGCTTATCAATCCCTAGCAAACGCCTTTCAATTTGGCGTCATCAACAAATTACTGTTCAGTATCAGAATATTGCTGGTAAAGTCATCCATCAAGCACTTGATGGTTTTGTGGCTAGAATTTTTCAACATGAATATGATCATCTGCAAGGGATAACATTACTTGAACGCAGCCAAATGCCAGAACAAACTGTTATGCTAATGTAAGTTTAATAGTGACATAGGGAGCACTAAGATTGACATGAAAGTCAAAGCCTTGCGAACATCGCGCTACTTATTAAGCAGTCTACTATTGAGTGTGACACTTTCTGGCTGCTCACTTAACAGTCTATTTATCAGTTACCCTTCGCAAATAGCCCCTTATAAACAACAACTTAATGGCCCTATTTCAATGGTCAACATTGAGCCATTAGTCAATGCGATTGACTCAAATGATGGCTTACTCTATGCCCAAGAAGCAGGCCGCATAGCCCAAATTAATGGCAACTTTGATCAAAGTAAAACCTACTATCAACAAGCCATTGCTGCTTATCAACTTTTTGATGACAAAGCCAAAATTAGCATGTCTGATATGGGCGCCAAAGCCAGCAGCTTATTATTAAATGATAATGCAATTCCGTATCGCGGCCCCGGCTATGAGCGCATAATGCTACATCAATATCAGGCATTAAATTATTTATTTAGTGGTGATGCTCAAGGCGCATTAGTGGAAGTAAGGCGCAGTAATGAACTTCAAAGCAGTGAACAAGCCCGTTATCAAGCATCACAAAAGTCCGTTCAAGCCATGGCCAATGGCACCATTGACGCTGAAATGAATAAACTGGGCAAATCGGCAGGCACTACCACCAGCTCGTTTTTAAATGCATACAGTTATTACACCACAGGCTTATTACATGAATTACTCGGTGAACCTAATGATGCCTTTATTGATTATCGAAAAGCCGCCCAAATCACGCCCAATAATCCCTATCTGCAACAAGATTTAGTTCGCCTTGCGAAACAATTAGCAATGCCGCAGTACAGTGATTTTAAAAAACGCTGGGGTGAGGCTAAATTGCCAAAAGCGAATCAAGGTCAAGTGGTTATCATGCTTGAACGCAGCTTTGTGCCAGAAAAACAAAGCTTAACCGTCCCTTTTACCATAGACGGCAACTGGCAAACAGTTTCGCTTGCCACCTATTCGCCGGTAAATAATTTACTGCCTGCGGCGCAAATTCAAGGTTTAGGCAGCGTATTAAATACCGCCCCTATTGCCAATATAGATGCATTAGCCATTAATGCGTTAAAAGAAGATTTACCCGCAGCGCTGGTGCGTCAAGCGTTACGGGTTTATGCCAAGGCCGAGTTAGCCAGCAGTGTTAGCAGTGACAGCAAACGCCGCCGTAATGAAATGGATGCTGGCGCAATCGCCATGCAAATATTTAATGTCATCACTGAACAAGCTGATCGCCGTAGTTGGTTAACCTTACCCAGACAAGCCCAAATCGGTCGTCGTTATGTCGAACCGGGCAATTATCAATTAAGCTTAAACCCAAACAGTAATACACAAATTGAAGTAAAACCCAATAGAACAACATTAATTTGGATGATTGATACTGGTAATCGTACCCGTTTTTATTCAATAATCCTTTAATTGCACTATCACATTATGGAATTGATTATGAAACCAATGAAACTGATTTTTGTATTAGCCGCAGTAATAGGCCTAGCAGCCTGTCAATCTAAAGTAGAATATGGCGATGCAACTGAAGTTGAAACCGTCAATGAAAACTTTGGCTCAACCGATCTGCAAGCGATTGCCGCAAAAATGGTTGATAGCATGCTAACCTTTCCTCCCGTCATTGTAATGACTCAAAATGACCGCCCTATTATTTTTGTTGATAGCATCAAAAACAAGACTTCGGAACACATTGACACAGAATCAGTCACAGACACCATCAGCAATAAATTGCTTCGTTCAGGCAAATTTAGATTCATTGATATGACAAGAGTCGATTCGGTTCGCAAACAGTTAGACTACCAAAACAATGCCGGTATGGTTGACCCTACTACTGCGATTAAATTTGGTCGTCAAATTGGTGCTCAGTACATGCTATACGGCAATCTGTCGAGCATTGTTAAGCAAGATGGCAGCACTAAAGATGTTTATTATAAAATGACAATGCGCTTAATGGATTTAGAAACCGGTTTGATTGAGTGGTCAGACGAAAAAGAAATCCGCAAAACCAAATCTAAGTCTTTCTTAGGCATGTAGGCCAACAGTACACACCTTAAAGCCGGCACTCGTGTCGGCTTTTTAATAAAAACCAATAATAAAAGTAGCTTGAATCAACCACAATCAACCTACGTTAGGGAAAACTTAAGTGAAACTGCAACACTCTAAAATCATTAAATTAAGTTGTATTAGTCTTTTAGCCATTATGTTGTTCGGGTGCGCAGCCACTGCGCCCAATCTGTCCTTACGCGATAACTCACCTTTTATTAGCCAGCAACAAGCCAGTGAGCGTTCGCGAGTGATCAGCGATGTAGATTATCAACTCACCTTCTTTTTAAGCGAACAAAGCGAGTTTAAAGCGAAATCCGTGGTTAATTTCAATTACCAAGGCAAAAGCAAAAACCTCAGCTTAGATTTGAACCAAGCCAATATTCAATCCATGTTGATTAACGGTAAACGGATTTATCCTAACTACAACGGCAGTTACATCATCATCAACCCCAGTTTACTTAATAGCGGTCAAAACAGTATTGAAGTCGAGTTTACTCGCCAACACAGTACCAATGGAGAAGGGCTACACCGTTTTGTTGACCCCGTTGACGGCAAAGTATACTTGTACTCTCACTTTGAACCTGCAGCTGCGCAGCAAATGTTTGCAGTATTCGACCAACCGGATTTAAAAGCGACTTTTCAACTCACTGTAAATGCACCAAAAGATTGGCAAGTGATCAGTGCCATGCGTGAAACCAGTGTGACCGACCAAGGTGAAACAAATCTATGGCAATTTCCAGCCTCGCCCAAATTAAGCCCTTATAATTTTTCAATGCATGCAGGGCCTTACCACGTATGGCAAGACAACAGCACCACATACCCAATGCGCTTATTTGCCCGCCAATCTGTTATCGAGCAAGTGACTGCCGAAGATTGGTTTACCTATACAAAACAAGGCTTAAGGTTTTTTAATGATTATTTTGGCATCCCTTATCCGTTTAAAAAGTATGACCAAATATTAGTACCCGACTTTTTATATGGCGCCATGGAAAACGCCGCCGCCATTACCTTTTCCGAAGACAGATTTTTATTTAATGCCAAAATGAACGCCTCACAAAAAGAGCGTTTAGCTGGCGTGATCATGCACGAAATGGCCCATCAATGGTTTGGTAATTTAGTCACCATGAAATGGTGGAATGGCTTATGGCTAAATGAGAGCTTTGCCGCATTTATGGGTACACTAGCCACCAGCGAAGCCACTGAGTTTAGTCATGCTTGGCGCACCTTTTACGCTTCAGGAAAACAACGCGCCTTCCAGTTAGACAGCCTAGTAACCACTCACCCAATTGAAGTCCCCGTCGCCACAACCCAAAATGCATTTGATAATATCGATGCCATCACCTATCAAAAAGGAGCATCGGCCCTCAAACAATTACGCCACTTATTAGGGGCAGAAACCTTTCGTCAAGGTGTTAGCCAATATCTGAAAGATTTCAGCTATCAAAATGCAGAACTTGATGATTTTATCGAGAGTTTAGCTAAGGCCAGTAACCGAGATTTAAGCCAATGGACGCAGCAATGGCTATATCAAGCGGGTGTTAACCGTATTAAAGCCAATTATATTTGTGAAAATGACACTATCAGTGAATTTACTCTTGAACAAACCGCCGTTAATGATGAGTTTCCAACACTTAGACAGCAAAAAGTTCAAATTGGATTGTTTTACAAATATCGCTCTGAATTATCAAAACACCGTAAAGTTGCAGTAACTTATCAAGGCAAACTGACTGACGTAAAGCAACTAGTAGGCGAGCAATGTCCTGATTTAGTTTACCCAAATTTAGATGATTGGGGCTTTGTTAAAGTCGATTTGGATGAGCGCTCATTAAAAACGGCTAAACAATCCCTTAGCTTGGTGCATGACCCACTGCTTCGTTCAATGTTATGGCAAAGCTTGTGGGACAGTGTTATTGACGGTCAAGCACCATTAAATGATTTCATCAATGTTGTGTTAATTAATGCCCCAAACGAACACGACTATACGATTTTAGGTCAAGTGATTGACAATTTATATCGCGCCCAAAAGATGCTCGATTTAATGGCACCAATGCATCAAGACTACGCCACCAAAGTCACGCGAGCCATAAGCCAAATGAGTCTGCGCATGGTCATGGAGCACCATCAAAATAGTGATTTTCAACGTCGCTGGTTTGCAGCCTACATTCATTTTTCTACCCAAGCAGATTCACTGTCACATATTCAACAGTTACTACTAGGTAAAAGCCACATTCGCGGCCTGACATTGGATCAAGATTTACGCTGGGCGTTGTTAAAGCAATTAAATCGCTTTGATTATGGCAATGCTTACCAGTTATTAATGGCAGAAAAAGCCAAAGATAGCTCAGATTCAGGTCAAAAAGCGGCAATTGCAGCACAAGTGATCAGGCCGCAAGCCGTGCTAAAAAGACAGTGGTTACATGATATTGAGCACAATCACAGCATGCCATTTTCAAAAAAACGGGTAGCGATGTTTAACCTGTATCCCGCAGAGCAAAAGTTATTAAGTGCTGCGACGGCTGAAGAACGTTTAACGGATCTGATTGAATTAGATAAACAAGGTCCAGTGTTTATGCGCAGCTACACCCAAGCGTTGATTCCACAAGCTTGCTCGCAAGACAATATCGAGTTGCTAGATAACGTCTTAAATAGCCAAACTGGCTTATCTAAACTGACCCGGCGAGCATTACTTGAAACCCGTCAGTATGAACAGCGCTGTGTGAATATCAAATTTAAAATCACGCACTAATCTATCGATATAAAAACAAAATACCCAGCGAGTTGCTGGGTATTTTTTATCGTAAACTAAATCGCATCATAACAGGGGCATGGTCTGTGCTGTCACTGTCTCGGTCGTAATCAGGACGCACAAGATGCCTATCAAAAGTTTGGTACTCATCAATATGGGCTAAATTTTTGAGCTGCTTAGGATCAAACTCACTGGACACTAAAATATAATCTAATACCGACCCAGTACTGCCGTAATAGTGTGTGGCAGGTCTTGGAGACTCAGTTGGCGCATTGTTGTATGAAACCGACTCAAACTCATCAAAGGCTAAAGTGACATTATTTTTACTGGCGGTTTTGTATAATTCATAGCTGTCATAAATCAAAAATTGATTAAGCTCTGCCATTAACTGGCTTTCACTCAAGCCTTTTAAGTGCCCATCGTCTATATCACTGCGATAAACTCGTAAGTGTTGATTAAATGCCGCAAATAAATCACTGCGTAAATGATCATTAAAATCACCCATTAATATAAACGGATAGCCTTTGCTGTGACGCCTTAACAACATTTGCTGACAAAGTAGGGTCGCTTCATTACCCCGCTGAATACTGGATGCCCAACGGCCTAAAACTTGCCTGACAACAAAATCGGCGGCGCCGGTCGCACCAGAATCAGCAAAATCAATTTTATCTAATCCGCTGCGCTTCGATTTCAAATGAATGACATAACAATCGCAGCGGCCAAACTGCGGCAACTCAACCGTTGCCCTTAACGGCATACGACTAAAGTTAAAATCGGCTAACCCCAGCACAGTCGTTGCGGCCTTATCGACCGCCACATTCGCCATGTCAACTATGGGATAACGACTCGCTAATGCGACCACAGGATGACGATAAACATAGTCATTTTGTACTTCAGGTTTATCTAACACCGCAAAATGCACATAACCTAATTCATTAACTAACTCCGCTAGCGCATCAGGGCTAAACACCTCTTGAAAGCCAATAATATCCGGTTGATGTTTAGCAATAAACTGTTTCAGCCAATGGCATTTTTTTTGCCATTGCTGATCAGTGTAAATATTTTCAAAATCATAATACGCATTGGGTGGCTCAATAAAATTAAACAGATTAATGCTCATAACACTGTAATTTAACGCGACTAAAACATTTTTTTGAACGTCACCGGCATCAACATGACGAGCAATGCTTAAAGATTTATTGTTGTTTTGATTAACAGGTGCAGACAAAGGCTTCTCAAACATCATTTTTGCATTGGCGTTAATCATAGGCTTAATAGCAACAGATAACAATGACAGCGCCAGCCTTGCCATAACAAGTTTAATCCTTAAAAATCAATACAGTAAGCCGTAAGCAAACAATTTAGCAACATTTTTTAGGTAAATTTGAACCACATAAAATTTATCAGCGTATAGAAATCCGTCAAATCACTCTATGAGGAATCACTAAAATGAAACGGATTTATCCATTTGCATTATGTATCTCGCTAGTTGGTCTAACCGCTTGTTCTGATGATGACGATGATAAAGTTGTCACACCAGACACGCCAGAAGTTGAATATTCACATGTTAGAGTCATCCATGCGGGTAGTGATGCCCCAATGGTTAATGTTATGGCCAACGGAGCAGCATTATTAAGCGATGTTGATTACGCCATGTCCAGTGGTTTACTCGAAGTCACATCAGCCACCTATGATATTGATGTTGATGCATTACTAGCAGACGGCACCACGTTAACAGTACTGGAAGCTAATTTAGCAACCGAAGCCAACACAGAATACACTGCGGTTGCGCTGGGCACGGTTGCCGATGAAAGCTTAATGCTTAAATTGATTGCAAACCCAACCGCTGAGATCGCCGCTGGATACGCAAGGGTACAAGTGCTGCACGCCACGCCATCTGTAGGTTTGGTTGATGTCTATGTCACCGCCCCTGGCGATGATATTAGTGCTATTGCACCAACTCTATCAGCCAACTATATGGACAACAGCACTCAGCTTGAGGTACCTGTAGGCGACTATCAAATCCGTATCACAGGCTCAAACTCTAAAGAAGTCGTTTTTGACTCGGGCACAGTCGCACTGGGCGACATGATGGACTATTTTATCAGCGCAATTCCAAATACTTGGTCTGGAGACTCGCCAGTTGCATTACATGTCGCCTTACCTGAAGGGCAAGTCATTCTAAATGATATTAATAGCGGTGCTGATATTCGAGTCGTTCATGCGGTAGCGGACGCACCAGCTGTTGATGTGTTTTTAGATGAGGCTACAACGCCAGCAATTGATATGCTTGAATTTGGAAAAATAGCAGGTTACGTCAATGTAGCTGAAGGCCAGCATACCGTTACTGTGGCAGCTGATGCTGACAATTCAGTAGTGGTAATAGACAAAGCCCCTGTCGAATTAATGCTTGGCATGAGTTACAGCGCACTGGCTATCGGGTCATTATCAGATGGTATGATTGAGCCTCTAGTACTGACAGAAAAAACACGTAGAGTCGCAACCGAAGCTAAACTAACAGTTACTCACGCAGCTTACTCTGCACCCGAGGTAGATATTTATCTTACAGCAACCGCTGATATTAGTGAGGCAACACCAGCTCTTGAAGATGTGCCGTTTAAAGCATCATCAGGCAGCCTAAGCGTTGCGCCGGGAACCTACACCATTAGTGTAACGGTTGCGAATACTAAAGATGTTGCAATCGGCCCACTAGAAGTGACTTTAGAGGCTGCCGGCGTGTACGGCGTAGCCGCAGTGGATAATGTTGGAGGAGGCGCACCATTTAATGTGATCCTACTTGATGACTTCACCGTAATGTAAGTTGATATTGTTC
This Shewanella aestuarii DNA region includes the following protein-coding sequences:
- a CDS encoding WD40 repeat domain-containing protein is translated as MLRVPMLFFCTFFITACQPVADDTFAVTTDASYSATLSQDGQHALISTASNGVQLWSLANKQLKYQWVHGAKNTSNVFDTAISNNNLYAATLASDSVAIWNMQSGESIGWWALPAYAQSIALANNGHALIGLVDGSVMSLLPSNQGLIQFLGHKEKINSVSISDDGQFALSGGNDGLIILWQATTGHPLQQWQLESRITKVLLSPSGLLSFASDIAGNASIWQSNDGLKVSSLDIKRRQMTFSSARFIQQDQQLLTGTPSKEVFLWQVDSGKRLQRWQVQVTKNSQNRGAVVYSVAQPSNGSIVSVSSQGLIETWHVE
- a CDS encoding response regulator, which codes for MGKPYSVLVVDDHPLLRRGICQLITSDGDFTLFGEAGTGLDALTALNNSEPDIILLDLNMKGMSGLDTLNAMRQEGVTARIVILTVSDAKQDVIRLLRAGADGYLLKDTEPEILLEQLKNAMLGHRVLSKEVEDYLYELKEAADDNEWIASLTPRELQILQELAEGKSNRVISEDLHISEGTVKVHVKNLLRKANAKSRTEMAVRYLNQ
- a CDS encoding COG3014 family protein, which produces MKVKALRTSRYLLSSLLLSVTLSGCSLNSLFISYPSQIAPYKQQLNGPISMVNIEPLVNAIDSNDGLLYAQEAGRIAQINGNFDQSKTYYQQAIAAYQLFDDKAKISMSDMGAKASSLLLNDNAIPYRGPGYERIMLHQYQALNYLFSGDAQGALVEVRRSNELQSSEQARYQASQKSVQAMANGTIDAEMNKLGKSAGTTTSSFLNAYSYYTTGLLHELLGEPNDAFIDYRKAAQITPNNPYLQQDLVRLAKQLAMPQYSDFKKRWGEAKLPKANQGQVVIMLERSFVPEKQSLTVPFTIDGNWQTVSLATYSPVNNLLPAAQIQGLGSVLNTAPIANIDALAINALKEDLPAALVRQALRVYAKAELASSVSSDSKRRRNEMDAGAIAMQIFNVITEQADRRSWLTLPRQAQIGRRYVEPGNYQLSLNPNSNTQIEVKPNRTTLIWMIDTGNRTRFYSIIL
- the fkpA gene encoding FKBP-type peptidyl-prolyl cis-trans isomerase, with translation MKSIYKLSLVALAVVGLSACNQEQAVAEAKKVDLTAEASKEAYSVGASIGKYMSGHIKEQEELGFAVDRALIIKGFSDGLGDTAELTEEEMQTVLQGLDKKLNDKRLEQAEALAAKSVAEGQKFLEENKAKEGVVTTESGLQYEVLTAGEGDKPAAEDTVEVHYRGTLIDGTEFDSSYARGETAKFPLNRVIPGWTEGVQLMPVGSKYKFVIPAELAYGDRDTGTIPANSTLVFDVELISIEKAAVPAEQ
- a CDS encoding zinc transporter ZntB, coding for MRNGFIYSLLLNGPQAGKQLSPQEVAQWKPEDGLLWMHLRYKEPAVRKWILHCGLPKTDTDTLLASDTRPRVVSSEKAILMALRGVNLNPNADPEDMVAIRIFAQEHRIISTCERQLQSVIDVADAIIEGKGPKDTAAFIMAVTEQLTQRKVEFIRKLDETMDELEEAVVTNSDKNLRIDIADLRRQTVILRRYLAPQREAVSRMMNEQSDLFDEHDKLRIREIHETIVRVIEDLDAIRDRAGVTQEELQSHQSEQVNKRLYFLSLISAIFLPLGFLTGLLGVNIAGIPGADTDWAFAAFCGGLLGLIAIQMLIFYRLKWL
- a CDS encoding SlyX family protein, encoding MEQLLAKIDDLETKISFQELTLEELNQEVIKLNDLVSRQQHQIMLMVNKMQAMEPSNMATQAEETPPPHY
- the def gene encoding peptide deformylase: MSNSGLMPIATTGDAILTKAAIAVTVFDDELAKLAEKMMLTMTTANGVGIAAPQVFSPLAMFIMASKPNARYPLAPRMEPVVVVNPRIINTSEHMECAEEGCLSIPSKRLSIWRHQQITVQYQNIAGKVIHQALDGFVARIFQHEYDHLQGITLLERSQMPEQTVMLM
- a CDS encoding YacL family protein, with the translated sequence MEYEFRRNRLDGTVFANFSMEHEVFGRWFAEELGDDAARAKSILTDIAQLVSKQRSQWRDIGQDLTIDADNEQVRIFVNAIDFEEEHDFEEGMGLYDAESEGFCGLEDFETALTSWLKFIQE
- the lpoB gene encoding penicillin-binding protein activator LpoB codes for the protein MKPMKLIFVLAAVIGLAACQSKVEYGDATEVETVNENFGSTDLQAIAAKMVDSMLTFPPVIVMTQNDRPIIFVDSIKNKTSEHIDTESVTDTISNKLLRSGKFRFIDMTRVDSVRKQLDYQNNAGMVDPTTAIKFGRQIGAQYMLYGNLSSIVKQDGSTKDVYYKMTMRLMDLETGLIEWSDEKEIRKTKSKSFLGM